The following are encoded together in the Thunnus thynnus chromosome 15, fThuThy2.1, whole genome shotgun sequence genome:
- the LOC137198602 gene encoding major histocompatibility complex class I-related gene protein-like translates to MELVFLLIFFPVTLSGKHSLKIFTTTSSGVKNFPDFVVVGLVDEVPTGYCDSISKKVEGKQDWSQKLLEDDPQHLEWYTQECLSIQNYHKADTDILKQQLNQTEGVHIFQMMDGCEWDDETGEINGFAQFGYDGEDFIAFDLKTLTWIAPKPQAVITKHKWDRDRLYNERWNYFLTQQCPEFVRRYLDLGKSSLLRTDLPSVSLLQKTPSSPVSCHATGFYPHRAMMFWRKDGEELHEDVEHGEILPNHDGSFQMSVDLNLSSVTPEDWRRYECVFHLSGAKNDIVTKLDKAVIRTNWGKTGILTLLCVVGLLLLLAVCITGVFIWRRKNNGERQPIQSCKLFRPIIL, encoded by the exons ATGgagcttgtttttctgctcatcTTCTTTCCTGTCACACTTTCAG GGAAACACTCGCTGAAGATTTTCACCACAACGTCCTCTGGAGTCAAAAACTTCCcagattttgtggttgttgGGTTGGTTGATGAAGTTCCAACAGGTTACTGTGACAGCATCAGTAAGAAAGTAGAAGGCAAACAGGACTGGTCACAAAAACTGTTAGAAGATGATCCACAACATCTGGAGTGGTACACTCAGGAGTGTTTGTCAATCCAAAATTACCACAAAGCTGACACTGACATTTTGAAGCAgcaactgaaccaaactgaag gtgtccacatctTCCAGATGATGGATGGCTGTGAATGGGATGATGAGACTGGAGAGATTAATGGTTTTGCTCAGTTTGGTTATGATGGAGAAGACTTCATAGCATTTGACCTGAAGACACTGACATGGATCGCACCAAAACCACAAGCTGTCATCACCAAACACAAGTGGGACAGAGATAGACTTTACAATGAAAGGTGGAACTACTTCCTCACCCAGCAGTGCCCTGAGTTTGTGAGGAGATATTTGGACCTTGGGAAGAGCTCTCTGCTGAGAACAG ACCttccctcagtgtctctcctccagaagactccctcctctccagtcagctgccacGCTACAGGTTTCTACCCTCACAGAGCCATGatgttctggaggaaagatggagaggagcttcATGAGGACGTGGAACACGGAGAGATCCTCCCCAACCATGATGGATCCTTCCAGATGAGTGTTGACCTGAACCTTTCATCTGTCACACCTGAAGACTGGAGGAGGtacgaatgtgtgtttcatctctctggtgCAAAGAACGACATCGTCACCAAACTGGACAAAGCAGTGATCAGAACCAACTGGGGTAAGACTGGAATACTGACTTTactat GTGTtgtaggactgctgctgctcctggcagtctgcatcactggagtcttcatctggaggaggaaaaataatGGTGAGAGACAACC GATTCAGTCCTGCAAACT ctTCAGACCCATCATCCTCTGA